In a single window of the Synechococcus sp. HK05 genome:
- a CDS encoding PPC domain-containing DNA-binding protein, whose protein sequence is MPMLPLRLTAGDDLRLCLEEVITAAALPGAFVVSGIGSLTVAMLRYAGTEQIKQIEADLELLSLAGSISDDSAHLHAVVADAQGRVMGGHLCHGSLVRTTAELLLAVVPAEQRLRRSHDAATGYDELVIGRTASSGNPVFNQKPPSNAGETWVNHVE, encoded by the coding sequence TCCCCCTACGGCTCACCGCCGGTGATGACCTCCGCCTCTGCTTAGAGGAGGTCATTACTGCCGCTGCTTTACCAGGCGCATTTGTGGTGAGTGGTATCGGCTCGTTGACCGTGGCGATGTTGCGCTACGCCGGCACTGAACAGATCAAACAGATCGAGGCAGATCTAGAGCTGCTCAGCCTGGCCGGTTCGATCAGTGACGATAGCGCCCATCTGCACGCCGTTGTTGCAGATGCCCAGGGCCGGGTGATGGGCGGGCACCTTTGCCACGGTTCATTGGTGCGCACCACCGCGGAACTCCTGCTCGCTGTGGTACCAGCAGAGCAACGCCTCCGCCGAAGCCATGACGCCGCCACCGGGTACGACGAACTGGTGATCGGCCGAACCGCCTCATCGGGGAACCCGGTGTTCAATCAAAAGCCCCCGAGCAACGCCGGGGAGACATGGGTCAATCACGTCGAATGA